In one window of Paraflavitalea soli DNA:
- a CDS encoding amidohydrolase/deacetylase family metallohydrolase — protein MKPLFILSMLLLVTGYCFAQPYAIVIKGGHVIDPANHVDGLFDVAIHDGKIVRVARDIDTRQAVQVVHARGLYVTPGLIDLHAHVFAGTEAGRYLSNGPDALPPDGFTFRVGVTTVVDAGGAGWKNFALFKRNIIDRSKTRVLAMLNVMGEGMRGGAYEQNLEDMSPAMIAQVAAANRNDIVGIKVAHYTGPAWGPVDSAVAAGRLADVPVMIDFGGSRPALSLKELFLQHLRPGDIFTHAYANLGESREAIVDETTGILKPFVLEARQKGLFFDVGYGGISFRFSQAIPALKQGFYPSSISTDIHSSSMNNAMKDQLNVLSTFLALGMDLAAVIRASTVTPARIIKRQELGNLSPGSVADVAILHLREGQFGFYDHTGYKIKGNRRLECAMTIRNGKIVYDLNGIATPVYPPRTERQGSTRTDNNH, from the coding sequence ATGAAGCCATTATTTATCCTATCGATGTTACTGCTGGTAACCGGCTATTGTTTTGCGCAGCCCTACGCTATTGTCATTAAGGGTGGCCATGTGATCGATCCAGCAAATCATGTCGATGGGTTGTTCGATGTGGCCATCCATGATGGGAAGATCGTGCGTGTGGCCAGGGATATCGACACCCGGCAGGCGGTACAGGTAGTGCATGCAAGGGGTCTCTACGTTACGCCGGGACTCATCGATCTACATGCGCATGTATTCGCCGGCACGGAAGCCGGCCGGTACCTGAGCAATGGACCCGATGCGCTGCCACCTGATGGATTCACTTTCCGTGTGGGAGTAACCACGGTGGTGGATGCCGGCGGCGCGGGCTGGAAGAACTTTGCGCTGTTCAAAAGAAATATCATCGACCGGTCGAAGACGCGGGTACTGGCGATGCTCAACGTGATGGGAGAAGGCATGCGTGGCGGGGCTTATGAACAAAACCTGGAAGATATGAGCCCTGCTATGATCGCCCAGGTAGCCGCCGCCAACCGCAATGATATTGTGGGCATCAAAGTGGCGCATTATACAGGACCTGCCTGGGGGCCTGTAGACAGTGCGGTGGCCGCAGGCAGGCTGGCAGATGTTCCGGTGATGATCGACTTTGGCGGCAGCAGGCCTGCGCTATCGTTGAAGGAATTGTTCCTGCAGCATCTTCGCCCGGGCGATATTTTCACGCATGCCTATGCCAACCTGGGAGAAAGCCGGGAAGCGATCGTTGATGAAACCACGGGCATACTGAAACCTTTTGTATTGGAAGCCCGCCAAAAGGGGCTCTTCTTCGATGTGGGCTATGGCGGCATCAGCTTCCGTTTTTCGCAGGCCATCCCGGCGCTGAAACAGGGATTCTATCCTTCTTCCATCAGCACGGACATTCATAGCTCGAGTATGAACAATGCCATGAAGGACCAGCTAAATGTGCTATCTACCTTCCTGGCACTGGGTATGGACCTGGCTGCCGTGATCCGGGCCAGTACGGTTACACCAGCCCGTATCATCAAACGGCAAGAACTGGGTAACCTATCGCCCGGCAGTGTAGCAGATGTAGCCATCCTGCACCTGCGGGAAGGCCAATTCGGGTTCTATGATCATACAGGGTACAAGATAAAAGGCAACCGGAGACTTGAGTGTGCTATGACCATCCGTAATGGAAAGATCGTGTATGACCTGAATGGTATCGCCACGCCTGTTTATCCCCCGCGTACGGAAAGGCAAGGCAGTACAAGAACAGACAACAACCATTAA
- a CDS encoding RidA family protein, producing MQQRRSVLKKLLASVAGIAGVSTVAKAAGHSEAGTHSTEKEAGNITYEQNVPLFSGHTKHNGLVYIAGKGAHEAPFEIKAHTEIVLKELEKELIKAGTSMDKVLKVTVFLNDIADYKGMNEVYKGRFGPNPPVRTTVAVAKGGVPGDSLVEMDCIAIAGS from the coding sequence ATGCAACAAAGGAGATCCGTTTTGAAAAAATTACTGGCATCGGTAGCAGGTATCGCCGGTGTGAGTACCGTGGCAAAAGCAGCCGGCCATTCTGAAGCAGGCACCCATTCAACTGAAAAAGAAGCAGGGAATATCACTTATGAGCAAAATGTGCCGCTCTTCTCCGGCCATACCAAACATAATGGACTGGTCTATATTGCCGGTAAAGGCGCGCACGAAGCGCCCTTCGAGATCAAGGCGCATACGGAGATCGTGCTGAAAGAACTGGAGAAGGAGTTGATCAAGGCCGGCACCTCGATGGATAAAGTGCTGAAGGTAACTGTCTTCCTGAATGATATTGCCGATTACAAAGGCATGAATGAAGTGTACAAAGGCCGCTTCGGTCCCAACCCGCCGGTTCGTACAACGGTAGCTGTTGCCAAAGGTGGTGTTCCGGGCGACTCGCTGGTTGAAATGGATTGTATCGCGATAGCAGGCTCCTAA
- a CDS encoding aminotransferase class V-fold PLP-dependent enzyme, translated as MKRRELIRNLTLLPVAAAVPMESLFAAPPNVVARAAYTSDFDPATNLFTELGVTPIINALVTMTFLSGSLMLPEVLEAIQSTAGDFANMYELQEKAGARIAEMLHAEAAMVTSGAACAMVLGTAACITGKDPQKIKALPNLPGPQKEVIMQKSHRYLFDQQITTCGVKIVDVVGPQEMEKAINANTVMALFFNAADESSVTREEFVAICKRHHIPSFIDAAADVPPVENLFRFQKMGFDLVTFSGGKMLRGPQSAGLLFGRKDLIEAARLNHSPHESPIGRPMKVNKEEIFGMYAALKIYLQKDHKKEWQDWLDRIQFIGDYLKAVPTVVAETRLPDSEANNFPGMTVSWNQQKVKITPEEVSKQLLAGKPSIFAAGRKDKLSIGVVLLKPEQVEIVARRVKEILSAAVV; from the coding sequence ATGAAAAGAAGAGAATTGATCAGGAACTTAACGCTGCTGCCAGTGGCAGCAGCGGTCCCCATGGAATCTTTGTTTGCTGCGCCACCCAACGTTGTTGCAAGGGCGGCCTACACCAGCGATTTTGATCCTGCTACCAACCTGTTTACGGAACTGGGGGTTACGCCGATCATCAATGCGCTGGTAACGATGACCTTCCTGTCGGGCTCGCTGATGCTGCCGGAAGTATTGGAAGCGATCCAATCGACTGCCGGTGATTTTGCCAATATGTATGAATTGCAGGAAAAAGCAGGCGCCAGGATCGCAGAGATGCTGCATGCCGAGGCAGCGATGGTGACTTCAGGCGCAGCCTGCGCCATGGTGCTGGGCACGGCCGCCTGTATTACGGGCAAGGACCCGCAAAAGATCAAAGCACTGCCCAATCTTCCCGGGCCACAGAAAGAAGTGATCATGCAGAAATCACACCGCTACCTCTTCGATCAACAGATCACCACCTGTGGTGTGAAGATCGTGGATGTAGTGGGCCCACAGGAAATGGAAAAAGCGATCAATGCCAATACGGTGATGGCCTTGTTCTTCAACGCCGCGGATGAATCGAGTGTTACGCGCGAAGAATTTGTGGCCATTTGTAAACGTCACCATATCCCTTCCTTCATCGATGCGGCGGCAGATGTACCACCGGTGGAGAACCTGTTCCGGTTTCAGAAAATGGGCTTTGACCTGGTGACGTTCTCCGGCGGAAAGATGCTCCGTGGTCCGCAAAGCGCCGGACTGCTATTTGGAAGAAAAGACCTGATCGAAGCGGCCCGGCTGAACCATAGTCCGCATGAGTCGCCCATCGGTCGCCCTATGAAGGTGAACAAAGAAGAGATCTTTGGTATGTACGCTGCGTTGAAAATATATCTTCAAAAAGACCATAAAAAAGAATGGCAGGACTGGCTGGACCGCATACAATTCATTGGCGATTATTTGAAAGCTGTTCCAACGGTTGTGGCAGAGACACGTCTTCCCGATAGTGAGGCCAACAATTTCCCTGGTATGACGGTGAGCTGGAACCAACAAAAAGTAAAGATCACACCGGAAGAAGTATCCAAACAATTACTGGCCGGCAAACCCAGCATTTTTGCTGCGGGCAGAAAAGATAAATTGTCTATCGGCGTGGTATTGCTGAAACCGGAGCAGGTGGAGATCGTGGCGCGACGGGTGAAAGAGATACTGAGTGCGGCAGTGGTGTAG
- a CDS encoding SMP-30/gluconolactonase/LRE family protein — protein sequence MKLNIQFITVPALALLCGLSSCGQQKAAPELFKATVLTPVNSFTSDVEGPAVDKNGVLYAVNFQKQGTIGKVQDDGTASIYVTLPAGSTGNGIRFDSHGTMLIADYTGHKILKVDPATLAVTVLAHEPRMHQPNDIAIDSKDRLYATDPDFKADNGRIWRIDPNGTITLLDSVREGAANGIEVSPDEKTLYVNGGKFIWAYDLQEGIISNRRVLIQFPDHTVDGMRCDIKGNIYLTRFGKGVVAQISPAGQLLREIPMAGKRTTNLAFGGPDGKTVFVTLMDRGNIECFRVDEPGREWQMLRKK from the coding sequence ATGAAATTAAACATTCAATTCATTACGGTACCAGCCCTCGCTCTTTTATGCGGGCTGAGTTCCTGTGGACAACAAAAGGCCGCACCTGAACTGTTCAAAGCTACGGTGCTTACGCCTGTCAATAGTTTTACGAGTGATGTGGAAGGTCCGGCGGTGGACAAGAACGGGGTGTTGTACGCGGTGAACTTTCAGAAGCAGGGTACGATTGGCAAGGTGCAGGACGATGGTACGGCATCCATCTATGTTACACTTCCTGCAGGCAGCACGGGCAATGGCATCCGTTTCGATAGTCATGGTACTATGCTGATTGCCGATTACACGGGACATAAGATACTGAAGGTAGATCCTGCTACGCTTGCTGTTACTGTGCTGGCACATGAACCCAGGATGCACCAGCCCAACGATATTGCCATCGATAGTAAAGACAGGCTGTATGCCACGGACCCTGATTTCAAGGCCGACAATGGGCGTATCTGGCGGATCGACCCAAATGGTACCATTACCCTGCTGGATAGTGTGCGTGAAGGGGCTGCCAATGGCATCGAGGTAAGTCCCGATGAAAAGACGCTGTACGTGAATGGCGGCAAGTTTATCTGGGCCTATGATCTACAGGAAGGCATCATCAGCAACAGAAGGGTGCTGATCCAATTCCCGGATCATACGGTAGATGGTATGCGCTGTGATATCAAGGGCAATATCTATCTCACACGCTTTGGCAAAGGGGTGGTAGCGCAGATCTCACCGGCAGGGCAACTCCTGCGGGAAATACCGATGGCCGGTAAACGGACTACCAACCTGGCCTTTGGGGGGCCGGATGGCAAAACGGTTTTTGTAACACTCATGGACAGAGGCAATATTGAATGCTTCCGGGTGGACGAACCGGGGCGGGAATGGCAGATGCTGCGAAAAAAATAA
- a CDS encoding outer membrane protein assembly factor BamB family protein, whose translation MKVLTAYACFLLAVLSYCSCKHKQDRSWGAYKADAASTSYSAHDQINLQNVDQLQVAWTFYPNDAAEGSRFNGSQCNPIIVDGIMYTASARHRIYAIDAKTGQQKWAFDPFDGGPGGGAFRGVTYWEDEGGNNQRVLFTGGDVLFAVDAHTGKLIPEFGDRGRVSMNVGMRDNPKLISIKPTSPGIIYKDLIIIGNEVSELYGAQPGYVRAYHVRTGKLVWTFHTIPLPGEAGYETWPRDAWKYAGGANSWGGMSVDEKRGMVFFSTGSPAYDFYGADREGKNLFGNSVVALDASTGKHIWHFQTVHHDLWDYDLPAPPNLITVTHNGKKIDAVAQTSKVGFLYVFNRETGEPLWPIEERPVPASDVPGEKAYPTQPFPVKPKAYARQLLTENDLSDFSPEAHDSLVQLFKRSRYDGLFTPPSVKGSINFPGTIGGSEWGGAAVDPNTGVIYLKSNESPEIDLLVKIDNSKLDGPAAKQVDGREVYMTYCASCHKADRTGIEPQFPSLVGLNKRMAEEQALLRVREGAGKMPPFKQILNGKEQAVIDFLYNKKRDRSIPNDEHLQEIQQNRTSMGVVKADRTADKDTGVLYLNTQAYYPLRDLEGRPSIKPPYGTLNAIDLNTGEFLWTVPAGNLAELQQKGAPPTGTTGSPGPIVTGGGLVILGGGRDKQLQAYDKKTGKLVWAYTLPAYSSSSPSSYTVDGKQYIAVSVGGDKAHPAGMIMAFALPN comes from the coding sequence ATGAAGGTATTAACCGCTTATGCCTGCTTTTTACTGGCAGTGCTTAGCTACTGTTCCTGCAAGCATAAACAAGACCGCTCGTGGGGCGCTTATAAGGCAGATGCTGCCAGCACGAGTTATTCTGCGCATGACCAGATCAACCTGCAAAACGTGGATCAACTACAGGTGGCCTGGACGTTTTACCCCAATGATGCGGCAGAAGGTTCGCGCTTCAATGGCAGTCAATGCAATCCGATCATCGTGGATGGGATCATGTATACGGCTTCTGCGAGGCATCGGATCTATGCGATCGATGCCAAAACAGGTCAGCAAAAATGGGCATTCGATCCTTTCGACGGGGGGCCCGGCGGCGGCGCCTTCCGGGGTGTGACCTATTGGGAAGATGAAGGGGGGAATAATCAACGGGTACTGTTTACCGGGGGTGATGTATTGTTTGCCGTGGATGCGCATACAGGTAAGCTGATCCCCGAATTTGGCGACAGGGGCCGGGTGAGCATGAACGTGGGGATGCGGGATAATCCGAAACTGATCTCCATTAAACCCACTTCTCCGGGCATCATTTACAAGGACCTGATCATTATTGGCAATGAAGTATCGGAGTTGTATGGGGCGCAGCCGGGCTATGTAAGAGCCTACCATGTGCGTACGGGAAAACTGGTATGGACCTTTCACACCATTCCGCTGCCCGGCGAGGCCGGATATGAAACCTGGCCCAGGGATGCCTGGAAATATGCCGGGGGCGCCAATAGCTGGGGAGGCATGAGTGTGGATGAAAAAAGGGGTATGGTATTTTTTTCAACGGGCTCACCCGCCTATGATTTCTATGGCGCAGACCGGGAAGGAAAAAACCTGTTCGGTAACTCGGTGGTAGCGCTGGATGCGTCCACGGGTAAACATATCTGGCATTTTCAAACGGTTCACCATGATCTCTGGGACTATGATCTGCCAGCGCCACCCAACCTGATCACGGTAACGCATAATGGCAAAAAGATAGATGCGGTGGCGCAAACCTCCAAAGTAGGATTCCTGTATGTGTTCAACCGCGAAACAGGTGAACCGCTGTGGCCCATCGAAGAAAGGCCGGTACCTGCTTCGGATGTACCCGGCGAGAAAGCCTACCCCACTCAACCGTTTCCTGTAAAACCCAAAGCATACGCACGTCAGCTGCTGACGGAAAACGATCTTTCGGATTTTTCACCGGAGGCGCACGACTCGCTGGTACAATTGTTCAAGCGCTCGCGCTATGATGGTCTCTTCACGCCTCCCTCGGTGAAAGGATCGATCAATTTTCCTGGCACCATCGGCGGATCGGAATGGGGGGGCGCTGCGGTGGACCCCAACACGGGTGTGATCTACCTGAAGTCGAATGAATCTCCCGAGATCGACCTGCTGGTGAAGATCGACAATTCCAAATTGGATGGCCCTGCTGCCAAACAGGTAGATGGAAGGGAGGTGTATATGACCTACTGCGCCTCCTGCCATAAGGCGGACCGTACGGGTATTGAACCGCAGTTTCCCTCGCTGGTGGGACTGAACAAGCGCATGGCGGAGGAACAGGCGTTGCTGCGGGTGCGTGAAGGGGCCGGGAAAATGCCGCCTTTTAAACAGATCCTGAACGGCAAAGAGCAAGCGGTGATCGACTTCCTTTATAATAAGAAAAGGGATCGTTCTATACCGAACGATGAACACCTGCAAGAGATCCAGCAAAACCGTACTTCGATGGGAGTTGTGAAAGCTGATCGCACGGCGGATAAAGACACGGGCGTACTGTACCTCAATACGCAGGCTTATTACCCGCTACGGGACCTAGAAGGACGGCCTTCGATCAAACCTCCTTATGGTACGCTCAACGCTATCGATCTGAATACGGGTGAATTCCTGTGGACGGTTCCGGCTGGTAACCTGGCAGAGCTGCAACAAAAAGGGGCTCCACCTACCGGTACTACGGGTTCACCGGGCCCGATCGTTACGGGCGGCGGATTGGTGATCCTGGGTGGCGGCCGGGATAAGCAACTGCAGGCGTACGATAAGAAGACGGGCAAGTTAGTCTGGGCGTATACACTGCCCGCTTACTCTTCTTCCTCGCCTTCTTCGTATACGGTAGATGGCAAACAATATATCGCAGTTTCTGTAGGGGGCGATAAAGCACATCCTGCGGGGATGATCATGGCATTTGCATTACCCAACTAA
- a CDS encoding DUF4380 domain-containing protein, translating into MKLHWWLAGCWILIPAISLAQQAMPVKKGNGYTLSSLKGQLMGIDPDQGGRISFLTMDGVNFLTDSLVNKENWGSTFWPSPQSDWNWPPPAAWDNQPYTVTLEGNRLKMQSVVDPKSGLAVTKFFSANVQAGYYELEYVITNQTAIVKKVAPWEVTRVHPNGFCFFPMGKGHLRGGLMPQTTLENGICWYRYEQQKIPAQGDSQLYTDGSEGWFAAVNGDIILIKKFPDIAFEAAAPKEGEVELYANKDVPQKSYVEIEHQGAFTELAPGQSFSWTMQWFLRKLPRRIKAASGNGALIEYVRKVVN; encoded by the coding sequence ATGAAACTTCATTGGTGGCTGGCGGGTTGCTGGATCCTGATCCCGGCAATCAGCCTGGCGCAGCAAGCTATGCCTGTTAAAAAAGGCAATGGGTATACGCTCAGCAGCCTCAAAGGTCAGTTGATGGGGATCGATCCGGACCAGGGTGGAAGGATCAGCTTCCTTACCATGGACGGCGTGAACTTTCTCACGGATAGTCTGGTGAACAAGGAGAATTGGGGGTCTACTTTTTGGCCCAGTCCTCAAAGTGACTGGAACTGGCCACCGCCGGCCGCCTGGGATAATCAACCGTATACAGTGACATTGGAAGGTAACCGGCTAAAGATGCAAAGTGTGGTGGACCCGAAATCAGGCCTGGCCGTGACCAAGTTCTTTTCGGCGAATGTACAAGCAGGGTATTATGAACTCGAATATGTGATCACCAACCAAACAGCCATTGTTAAAAAGGTAGCACCCTGGGAAGTAACCAGGGTGCACCCCAATGGCTTTTGTTTTTTTCCGATGGGTAAAGGTCATCTCCGCGGCGGACTGATGCCGCAGACAACGCTGGAGAACGGTATCTGCTGGTACAGGTACGAACAGCAAAAAATACCTGCGCAGGGAGATTCACAACTATACACGGATGGCAGTGAAGGCTGGTTTGCAGCGGTGAATGGTGATATTATCCTGATCAAAAAGTTTCCTGATATCGCTTTTGAAGCAGCTGCTCCCAAAGAAGGAGAAGTGGAATTGTACGCCAATAAGGATGTACCGCAAAAAAGTTATGTGGAGATCGAACACCAGGGGGCCTTCACGGAACTGGCACCGGGGCAATCGTTCTCCTGGACGATGCAATGGTTCTTAAGAAAACTGCCACGCCGTATCAAAGCAGCATCCGGCAACGGGGCGCTGATCGAATATGTGCGAAAGGTGGTCAACTAA
- a CDS encoding RagB/SusD family nutrient uptake outer membrane protein, whose amino-acid sequence MKTKFILLVCTLLVVFTGCRKTLLDTKNENAYDALTYFKTKKEFNEAIIAGYAVLNHGGMMSREWYFNFDLMANDASPAFSLVGTELQLSNYSYTNANPDIVMLWASLYRMIFRANLALEVMKKWTPGTATEEGLKKQYTAEAHWLRGFGYFYLVSCWGRVPLKLDFEASLRNPEPRAAVADVWKLVEAEFSAAIPDLPVNYASGDLGRATKGAGIAYLGKAYLAQHKYGPAAEQFEKLTKAPYSYSLDPSFDNLYSDDNINSPEVVFAVNHVFTTDNTTYYMFDGWEGEDGKTAHTGRAQEYGFNDWYNVDLSDALVAAFRYGNPSLPGNPPYLDPRAKLTYYGSAGSGGDEDICDHCPGGPLPYTDQEIWHGLPAPLPNTWRKYEPYEFQQFTEAPRSGINTHVVRYADVKLMLAECYIEQNTKLPEAVGLINDVRNRPSVMAANYATNLSQANARIALRRERQIELAGEQSRWFDLRRWGIAKQTQNAERPPGAGQRAFEDKHLLLPIPLGERQTNQAVAGDIANDWN is encoded by the coding sequence ATGAAAACGAAATTCATTTTACTGGTATGTACGCTCCTGGTGGTATTCACGGGTTGCAGAAAAACCCTGCTGGATACCAAGAACGAGAATGCATACGATGCACTCACTTATTTCAAGACGAAGAAGGAGTTCAATGAAGCGATCATTGCGGGTTATGCGGTACTGAACCATGGGGGTATGATGTCGCGTGAATGGTACTTCAACTTCGACCTGATGGCCAATGATGCTTCACCTGCCTTTTCGCTGGTAGGAACGGAGCTGCAGCTGTCGAACTATAGTTATACCAATGCCAATCCAGACATTGTGATGCTATGGGCATCGCTGTACCGGATGATCTTCCGGGCCAACCTGGCGCTGGAAGTAATGAAGAAATGGACGCCTGGCACCGCTACGGAAGAGGGATTGAAAAAGCAATATACTGCGGAAGCGCACTGGCTTCGTGGTTTCGGTTATTTCTACCTGGTATCCTGCTGGGGCCGTGTACCGCTGAAGCTGGATTTCGAAGCTTCCCTCCGGAATCCGGAACCGCGTGCTGCCGTAGCAGATGTGTGGAAACTGGTGGAAGCGGAGTTTTCAGCAGCTATTCCCGACCTGCCTGTCAATTATGCATCGGGCGATCTGGGCCGGGCTACGAAGGGAGCAGGGATCGCTTATCTGGGAAAAGCCTACCTGGCTCAACACAAGTACGGTCCTGCGGCAGAACAATTTGAGAAACTGACCAAGGCGCCTTATAGTTATAGCCTGGACCCCAGCTTCGACAACCTGTACTCGGATGACAATATCAATTCGCCAGAGGTGGTATTTGCGGTGAACCATGTGTTTACCACGGATAACACGACCTACTACATGTTTGACGGATGGGAAGGTGAGGATGGAAAAACGGCCCATACGGGAAGAGCGCAGGAATATGGGTTCAATGATTGGTATAATGTGGACCTTTCAGATGCGCTGGTGGCAGCTTTTCGATACGGCAATCCATCGCTACCTGGCAATCCGCCTTACCTGGACCCGCGTGCAAAGCTGACGTATTATGGCTCTGCCGGTTCGGGAGGGGATGAAGATATCTGTGACCATTGTCCCGGTGGCCCTTTGCCGTATACCGACCAGGAGATCTGGCATGGTCTTCCTGCTCCGCTTCCAAACACCTGGCGAAAATATGAGCCTTACGAATTTCAACAATTTACGGAAGCTCCCAGAAGCGGCATCAACACGCATGTAGTGCGATATGCGGATGTAAAACTGATGCTGGCGGAATGTTATATCGAGCAAAATACGAAACTACCGGAAGCTGTAGGGCTGATCAATGATGTAAGGAACCGTCCTTCGGTGATGGCTGCGAACTATGCCACGAACCTCAGCCAGGCCAATGCGCGCATTGCGCTCAGGCGTGAACGGCAGATAGAACTGGCGGGGGAACAATCGCGGTGGTTCGATCTCAGGAGATGGGGGATTGCCAAGCAGACTCAGAATGCAGAACGTCCACCGGGTGCAGGCCAACGTGCTTTTGAAGACAAGCACCTGCTGCTTCCCATCCCCTTGGGAGAAAGGCAAACCAACCAGGCAGTGGCGGGTGATATTGCAAATGATTGGAATTAA